Below is a window of Candidozyma auris chromosome 3, complete sequence DNA.
CTTGCCCTGTCTTCCCTCCTCCTTCATACTTCGCACCAATGTGCCAGACCAACGACCAGTCTCGAGATATCATAGCCATCTATAAAGCCCATTACTACCAGCGGCTATGAACCTCGAGACGAGACTCACTGGTACTCTAAACGACGTTCTTCGAACGTCCGGCtacatttttgaaatcatcaacaacaataaGCGCCAGAGCAATCTCATCACAGGACCCAACAACCAACTAATACCGCCTCCGATCACTGCACAGCTAGCGGCGAGTGTGGCCCAGTTTGATCTGATTTTGGATGACACAGTGAGCAAGTTCAACGATGCTCGGTGGTGCGTGGAGCAAATTGTGGAGAATAAGCAGAAGCAGGAGGAGCTTCGGATCCAGGAAGAGATagagaggaagaagagacttGAGGAACAGAGGaggcgagaagaagaggagaagaagcgaagagaagaagaagaagcaaggcgcaaagaggaggaagagcgcagagagaaggaggccaaggagcaagaagaaagggCTAGACAGGAGAGAGAGCGGCTTGAAAGGGAGAAAcaggagaaggagaggaAGGAGCTTGAGGAGAAACAGAGACGGGAGGAACAGGAGCGCAACAATAGCAACAATAATAATAACGACTTGGATATGATGGACACGGgccttgattttgacaTGGATCTCGACAAGGGCGTGCCAGGAAT
It encodes the following:
- the CTA26 gene encoding Cta26p, encoding MNLETRLTGTLNDVLRTSGYIFEIINNNKRQSNLITGPNNQLIPPPITAQLAASVAQFDSILDDTVSKFNDARWCVEQIVENKQKQEELRIQEEIERKKRLEEQRRREEEEKKRREEEEARRKEEEERREKEAKEQEERARQERERLEREKQEKERKELEEKQRREEQERNNSNNNNNDLDMMDTGLDFDMDLDKGVPGIPNPSDILSSISYKGPGGDKNDKNKDPMDLGLNSILGEGQDFDDLNMDLLGQEFDAGGVNPDEEFDVDNFLNQFGND